Genomic DNA from Corylus avellana chromosome ca4, CavTom2PMs-1.0:
AATTGTCATATAACTTAATAAAATGATGCTGAAAATTAGAGTAAGGGTTTTAACTATttaaaatacaacttttttcattttaactattAGTTTTTCGGACCTGAATCCCCTAAAATTCATAGTAAAATTCTAATCCTCactattttattagtagtaggATACGTGGTAGGATAATAGCTCTTGGATGAAAATAAATGGCTTGGATATGAAATTTCATAAACTAGAATTCTCCTGAGAATTTCAGGAGATCCGAATCCTAGTTTTTCACTACATACTCtaacatctattttaactatttactttaattaaatattatttctcagtATTATATGaaaaggggaagagagagagagagagagagagagagaggggtggataggaaggaaaaagaacaaacaagagttgagggagagagaggaagagagaaggaaaaaaaaagaataaaaaaatacaataatgtGCTACAGtaactttcaaatatgaaagtttattgtagcaaaaatttttaaaaatttcattttgaaaGCTTTGCTGGAGAAGTAAAAATGCtcaaaatagctaaatttaactatatttctattttgaaaGCATTGTTGAAggtatttgtaaaataaaattgttggatCGGGCCTatgaccatctcatctaaaaatcaATTGGTGTCTAGTAagggaagccaaatccttttatggcattcgaaattGCACCCTATAAGGCATATTCTAAAAACCGTTCAAGTGAGTAGAGTGGCATTGTTGAACCTCAACATGACACTCCCGCGACTTGAATCCATAACCCTAGCTTTGGTACTATTTGTTGGATCGGGCATTTGACCATTTCATCTAAAAACTAATTGGTGTCTAGTGAGGGAAGCCAAATCTTTTAATGGCATTTGAAATCGCACCTCGCAAGACATATTCTAAGAGCCGTTCAAATAAGCAGAGTAACATTGTTGAacctcaacaaaaataaaataaaataaaatcttaacaactaatttttactgtcacatcattaGTCCaacaaataacatatataatccAAGTCTTCTATCATCATCCATGATAATCATGCACTTTGTACACTTATTTATATTGTCTTCTTTACTTTAGTGTTACCCACTGAATTTCTTAAAGTTAACCCATAGGTTGGAAACCCACTCTTTATGAGCATTTTCATTGAACTAATTATTCTtcagttatttttatttttattttttttctattttatctatCTACTTTTTTTAAGCAACCAAAGctttatttactttattaaaataattttaataatagtttttttagaaaagtcCATATACCCCATTCAAATTACCACATAATTGATAATGTcatcccaaactttcaaatgtgaCAATTAATGTCtcatcaaactactaaaatattgttaatatcCTCCTAGATAGATTTGGAGAGCAAGTagcaaaccccaaaaaaaatgattaagttAAATGGAGGAGTAATTTAAAAATcccaactaattaaattaggcAAAAGAATTACTTTAGCTAATTATTCAACGAAAATGCTCTCCCTTAAAGGAGGAGGCAAGGAGATATTAGTGGGCCATAGGGTATTTTATGGCAGTCAAAAGATGTGgtagtataatttaaataaataaggtTAAAGAAACCAATGAATTAAAGAGTGGCTTCCAAGGTGTGGAAAGGGGAGTGGGATGTATCATAAAATTCTCAATCTCTATTATGAGATACACAGAAAAGGTCAACTACTAGTGCCCAATGCCCATATAGCCATAGCCAACAGGCACTTGAAAGCCAATCCCCCACTAAAACAGACTAGAAAGCCTAGAATCCAAGGAAACACTGTAACCAGCTCTTTGCCCCCCACCATCCCCAACAGGAACCTCTGGTTTTTCATGGCATCAGAAGGATAAAAAGCTGTTTCCCTTGTTCCCCACTCTCCGCTGTAACTAAAGCACAAATTCACATTATCTGGGTCCCTCTCAAAAACCTCCAAAAACACCTCCATCATATAATATTATAGACACCACAATTGATCATTATTATAAAGCCACCACTACTCTCAATCATTTCAAACCCCCATTAATCTCCTCCTCCTTCTACGCTCCCCCACCTCCCTCTCCATATAATACTTCCCCCGCCCAACCTTTGAAACTCCCAAATCACAGAAAGTTTCaagttttgaagtttttcaGCCATGTCCATCACAGCACTTTCAGACCCAGATAAGTTGTACAAGAAATCATTCCACAGAAGGAATGATTCTGGTGAGCTTGACGTTTTTGAGGCTGCCAGGTACTTCTCCGGATACAATGAAGCTGCAGGGTATAATGGTACAGGTTTTACTCAGAAGAACTTGAGAGATGAGAAACAGGGTTGTAGAGTAGGCAGAATGAGCTTAGACGTGCCAATGAGAAACTCTTTTCCTCAACAATCTCATGGAGTGCTGGAGAagcaaatgaaagaaaagaagtacAAGCAACCAAGCTCCCCAGGTGGGAGACTGGCGAGTTTCTTGAATTCTCTTTTCAGTCAATCGGCTTCTAAGAAGAAGAAATCGAAATCAAGCTCACAGTCTATGAAAGATGAAGAGGAGAGCCCTGGtgggaggaggaagaggaggatcAGCATTAGTCATTTTCGAAGCTCAAGCACCGCCGATTCCAAGTCTATATATTCTTCTTCAAGTTCTGGTTTTAGAACACCTCCTCCTTATAATGCACAAACTCCTACAAAGAGCTATAAGGATTTTAGAAGCTATTCAGATCACAAACAGGTGGTGTCCAATTTGTCAAAGCACAAAGTTTCACACAATGAGGCCTTGGATGTCGACAGAAAGAACAAAGACTTGCATTGGTTGGATGACAAATTCGAATTCAGCAAAGGGTTTTCAGAGAAATGCAAGAAGAATTCCTGCGGCAACGTGTTTTTGGAGAAAGATAGGATTTGGGTTGAGAGATATCCATCGGAGGAGAAGCAATTCGTGAAGTTCAGTGAGGTGGATGATGGTGCAGAGAGTGATTCAAGCTCTGATCTCTTTGAGTTGCAGAACTATGACTTGGGTTACTGCTCAAGCGGTCTTCCTGTCTATGAAACTACTGACATGGATACCATCAAGAGAGGGGCACCAATTTCCAATGGCGCTCTATGATACTGTATATTTTTCCCTGTGTTGGATTTATTCTTACTTCTTGTTGATCGATGTTAGAAGCtgtgagaaagaaaaatctccatgattttacttttcttcttctcttgtccTCTTTCAAACTTCTTCCACATCTTTTCTCTGTATGTACAGTTCCAAATGTTTGTTTGTCTTtcctttctctgtttttttcttacttttctgGCTTTGTTGGGAGTGCAAGAACATCAAAAGTCCACCACTGGAGTGACTTGATTAGATTGTGCGGTGAGTACTAGAGATTTCCACTCAAGTAATGGAGAAATCAAATACAGACACATCAGCATCCTATTAGATTGTGTTTGGAGCAGCAACAGCACATTAAACATACttataattattagttttttttcctgcaagcatgatgtttttttttctgttgCCCTACGAGGGGGATTGCACGAATATGTATGAGGAATTACACATCTTATGTGCATATAAGTCTTGCATGGcgcatatatatttatatatacatccAGCAACATATAAAAATGGTTTCAGAACTTGGAAGGAAAAGCATAGAAAGTGCAAGTTCCGTACgtgcaaaatatataaatttccTCTCTGCTGCACTTCTTTTTAGCTTAGCTCAAATAATTAGGAGGTTGAGATAATGAAACACATTTGATGTCTAATCAGAAGATCAACATAGAAAGGCAACTAATTAGCTTATTCTATTTTCTCAATATTAGGGACAGAATCTAGACAAAGCAACAACTAGGTCCATTTAAGATCGATTTGGGATCAACTAAGGCACAACTTTTAAAGTTAAAGATATTTTCTTAAGCAAATGATCACATTGCCATGGATGTAGTATTATGCATGTTATCAAATAAAGGCTAGCAAAGAGTTTGTCTTAGCTGTTTCAAAATTCTCACTACCCTGATTCTTCGACAAATACCACCTCTTAATTAACTTCCACCATCTTAACCATGATGCAAGACTAATGATGAGAccaaaaactctctctctctctctctctcttttttcttttttgataaagtGCACTCTACTCTCCAAATTAATGTAACTTGGGCCTATAAACTACTAATTTCTTTCAAGCTACTCATATGTTAGATCTGGATGGAAAACATCACGCGTGTACTCGAGCATTTTTGTGTGACTAATTTTCCCCCATTTTGTGTGTCATCCCAACTTTTACTATTAGAAATGTGTAAATACAAATGAGGTGGTAGTTTAGAGGTACAGAGTGCAATTTAgctatcttttttctttcatgttctTCCAATGATGAAATCCACATGAGGTTAAACCAAGAGTTGTTGGATTGACAAGTTGGGGAACATTTTGTCCGTAACTAATAAGGATAGGTCTCTATCTatagataaatataatataaataacaaatttgGGGAAGAATTGGCAATTTTCAGAGGCTGCAAGGCtgcatgcatgtatgtatatatgtgggTGCATATGTAGGCATACGTTTAAAAGCTCAAAGCTGGTGTGCTAGATATCAATCATGCATCCTATGGATAGGCTTTAGAAAGAATGACACACAACAATGATGCATGGGGCACCAAAAAGCCCCTTGAGGCATGATATGTACAAATGACGCATGGGACACCAAAAAAGTTCCTCCAAGCATGCATGTAACTATCCCAGTAAGTGGAGGGCCCAATATGCTATCATTCAAAGTGAGATGTTATTACGAAGTTTCATGCCCACACACACccatcacagagagagagagagagagagagagagagagctttccTTGTGGACAATCAAATCCTCCTTTCTTTTGTAAAAGCTAATCTACTAAAGTGAAAACAGAAGGACCAACCACCATTACTGCACAAAAATTTCTAACAGGTGAACTCATCAAGATGATGGAACTTACcaatatatgaaaattttcacTTTCCCACCTGCTGCAAGTAAGAAATTGTTCTGTAACTCTCAAATCTCATgaagttttaattaaaaagggtaGGAGCTCTACTTGGGCGTAACTATAAGAACACATGCTCGCTAGGAACTACTCAGAGGGGGCTTAGACAACGGGAACTGCAGATTCTTCCTGAAGACCAATTAAGAGAATAGAAAAGTTGAGAGTGTTTTGATTATGTTTCAGTTTGTGCAAAGTGCACCCAAGCAATAGAAAATTTACGGGCTTCATTGTATTCCAACGAAGTATTTGTTATAACCCAGTGAATGTCAATTCATAAGAATTGGTGGAGACAAAtagtttcttaaaaaaagtGACTCAATAATGCACCTTAAGAATATCTAATTTcctgttttctctttctatttctaCACTAAATGCCTCACCCattcaacaaacaaacaataattCAAGGCATCGTGCAAACAACCAATATTAATCATTTAAGTagccaaaaaaattcaaaatctcaACTATTTGTTGGGTGTTATTGTCATCATTGTTACCTCAACTGTTTATTCATTAGTTCGTTTCAACTTTTTCTATCTTACCTATGCTTCAAGGCTTCAAGCAGTTTGATTCTAAACATTTCTCCGAAGATCTTGTTCAtagagcatcatcatcatcaacataaaTCCGGAAATGATAATTAATCACAAGTGTGATCATGAGATCACAGCAAGTCATATAAGGaatcattttaattatactGTTTTGGGGAAGTCTTAACAAACAAGGTAAAGCAAAAGAACGCGgaataaatgcatttttgatCTTTGTgatttaatgttttaataaataactctttgggttttaaaaagtgattaatcattTTACGAGGCAAGTAAAAACAGAACAAATTATTTCATGACGTTACAAAAATTGACAGAATCCATTAATGTGGTACATTAAGCACGAATCAGGTCAGCCAAAGGGGGTGGTTGAAACACCCTCAATATtcatggggtggttcggtcaccccctcaattttatttattttgccatttgagggtggccgaacaaTCCCTAATAGTCATGGGGTAGTTCGGCCATcccctcaattttattttattatttatttatttttccatttaaggGTGGCCGACCCCCCTTCCCACAATAGGCATgggatggtttggccaccctagATGCTCAAAGTCAAAGACTCTAACCCCGCTTCTTCTTGCCATCATTGGAAGCCAACCTAACCCTAGGTTGGATAGGTCACAACCGAAAGTCCAAGAAAAATATGGCTTATCTAAGGAGGAAAGACAAAGATAGACTCATAGCTGGCCAGGCAGCCAGAGGAGAGGATGCTTAGTACGTTTGAACAGAAAAAACAGTGCCTATATATCATTCAAGCATAAGCCAAAACCATAGACAATATATGctacaaatttcttccaatcaaatTAAATGCCTTCACTTCAATGTGAAGTGATCATTATCAGTCTCTTTCCGACATGCCCACCACCCCCCCTGCCCAGGGCAGTGACATCTGACAAGGTATTGTCATGTAATTTCTTGTTATTCATATAATCCATTACTCTTGATAGATGGGCGTAAAGTGACCCGAACCACCACCATCTTGAATTATTGgcatattggattggattaggCTCGTACTCTTAATTATacaaagtgaaaatattttttgtttggagcCTGTCTTCATTTGGGCGGGTCTGGGGCTCTCGTTTTAGGCCCAATGCGTAAGAATCGGACTTAGAACATTATATGACCAATTTAATAATtggacttttctttttcctttctttttaagtAAAAGGATATAAATTGGGATTGGGATCCCCAGCAATATATGGGAAATTGCCCATCAAAAATGCCTAAAATTCTAGCCATTAAATTTCATCCAATGGTCTATATACTGCCACatgtccatttaattaaaaaatactaaaataatatttaagtttttttaaaaaatataaaacaaaataataaaaaNNNNNNNNNNNNNNNNNNNNNNNNNNNNNNNNNNNNNNNNNNNNNNNNNNNNNNNNNNNNNNNNNNNNNNNNNNNNNNNNNNNNNNNNNNNNNNNNNNNNttattttatattttctttttaaaacttaaataatattttagtattttttaattaaaggaaCATGTGGCAAACTAGAGGCCATTGGATGAAATTCAATGGCTAGGATTTTAGGCATTTTTTATGGGCAATTTCCCATGCATTGCCAGGGATTCCGATCCTATAAATTGTTActaatttgataattaaaataataataactacaATAGGGACATCTTTTAGCtgaggacataaatttcctttaatcaatttccttaaaatctataaaattgtcatgcGTTCTTTAGCATGCAataagtatataattttttaattagcatGTGAGAAGGTAAAAAGTATATATGTGGGTAAAGTTTGATCCACAGATGTAGCCACCTTCTCAAACATGTTACATCTTAAACCCTAGTTGGAAAAAAGATCTAGTGAAATCTATTGAATAAAATCTAACATGTCTtgacaacaacaataacataaAACATTCTTTAAGGAGTAGTTCAATTGGTTGAGAACCACGTCTTATAAAGCGggggtcactagttcgaatctcctttcctccctcttgtatggacatgtcaaaaaaaaaaaaaaaacaataacatgAAACACCTACGTTATGATCAATATTGCTATAATTAATTTGACGTTTCTTGAATAAAAGTTTCCTACTAAAAGTCCTCAATTAACATTTTAACCAATCTCATGGTCCCACATTATGGCCAATTTATATAAGTTGAACCATATATGGTCATTGTATATTGATGAGTTCTTGATTATAGCAGCAGTTTATATATGGAGACATGCAGTCAAGGCTTCATTCTCCAGCTAGCTAGCTCCCAGCTGCCTCCTTGGCTGTCAATCTAGTTTCCTCCTTTGGCTGCAAATTACTATGCCTTGAATGAGACTTCCCTTATTATTGCATGTCTTGGCCATCAACAGTGCAAAGTCATTTTCTGATTGGAGCTTTGCTTCAATTATTGGAGATATTCAACTGTAGCTCTAATGGTTTTACATTTTCGAAGATATATCTTTCATAGTGTTAATTTTAGAGCACACCAACTTACTAAATACGCCACTTTCAATAAgatttttagaaatattttcattatttgtcCGTTTCCTTCTTCGGTGAGAATTAATAGTAGGAAAGACCACGAGTGTAATTTCATTTTCCCTTTTCTCCTATTTGTTCAAATGCACTCGACTGCTACTAATACAAGTCATTCAAAATTGAATCCATTTAGTGGAATGAGAAATAGAATCTACATATATAGTCAAGAATATTGTCTCtttcattatattttgttttaatttttttttcttttgtaagtcATATTAAAATCGATCGATTTTAATTCTTCCCATTGACAAATGATGAACCTAAacactaggaaaaaaaaaaaaaaaatcaaatgtcaTAGTTGTACGTAGACGATCTACAATTATTTTGATAGGGAAAATTCCGTccattaaataaagaaaaatacagcCAACCTCATGTGGGGCAAGAGCAAGAGTCTAGACAATTGAAGACTCATAGGCATAGATAGTAAAGAACAAAAGAAGACTTGAAGTCAAGTATGGGCCACAACATGGCAGCATTGATGTTGCCAATTTCTTCAAAGCTGTCGTCGTTgtacttttgtatttttcacttCAAGGCTTTGGATTGATGGGGGAGGGGAATATCATTGTCATCCTCTTTCCAACTTCTTGTTATCATTGTGTTATTAATCACTGATTACAATTGGCTATGATAGTAACACGACTGTGACCAATGACCATGCATCTCGAGTCCTGACAAGATTGGCTCCTTCCAACCAAAATCACATGCACCTATTGACCCCCCACCACACACTATCTCCTTTCCTCACAAGTTGCGTCAATTTATTGCTTTCCGATAGCTACCTGCAGAGTGCCATTGATGTTGTATCTGCCACATCAACATCATGAGAATTACTCGTTCGTGGCTTTCTTGGGTGTGGTGGTGTATAGTGTATGCATGTCAAAGTTTTACAGAGCTTCGATTGGGTTAGTTTAGGCATGCATGTGGAAGATGGGCTAGTATATTAATTaccaagaaaaacaacaaaatacaaACCCCAAGGGTTGGCCTGATGGTCGAAACCCTAGAATTTTGAGTTTGCTCCTCAATTATCTCTGGTTCAAAATTTGATAGGTACTACCTGCTCTTGGGGCCAGTCACTCAGGTCGAAGGCCTGTAAGGCTGTAACTCAGCGTTTAATGCTCTGAGTAGTGTGGGGTATTGGGTGAGGGATTAGCCTGGAAGATCCTGACTGGACCTCTACACTTACCCCCACCTAGGTAGGATTAGCCCTAAAaccttgattaaaaaaaaaaaaaaaacaacaacaacaacaacaacactaATAACTCATTACTTCACAATACTAATAACAAAAAAGGATGAAAGTTTAGTTAGTAAAAAAGCATGGTGTAAGTTTTGTTAGTATAAATAtatttctctctcacacacacttGCGGTTGTGAAACGTTACGACAAGGATGGATGCATATGTATCCTTGTGTTTGGAGTAAGGggaacattattttctttaatacaATTTAGTTCTTTGAGAGGGacttattcctttctttttcttggtcaAAATGGGGACTTTGTTTTAataactaaaaaagaaaaaactctcttttcctctttctttttctttttctggttatTAAACCAAAATGAATGCTATAGTTATTTCGAGTGTTCTTTTAACGTTCTCTTAATTCTacatggatattattttttgctttttttttttttagggacgGGTGTGGTAagttattttctgattttttaaaaatcaatatcCACGTAACATcagaaaaacactaaaataatacAAGGATTTCAACCTCTTCTGCTTCCTCGGGCCGAACTCTCTCATAAAAAAGATATGGGATCGACTGAATAAGATCCCATAGGCCTGTTGAATGACCAAGTTTACCCACAACATGGGCCGGAAGGattctctccctctctacaCATATCACAATCTTGCCTTGTGTCGTGGATGCCCACATTTTTCTGCCCCCTTCGTCTCATGTAGGTTAGTGGGCCTTCTTCCATAAAAGCAAGTGCAgcttttttcttacaaaattaCAGAGATCTTCAAATGCCAATAGTGACGGTCATCGTGGCGCAAACTGCAAATAGGCCCTCAATTTCGGATGCGTGGGATACAATACTACTCTTTTTTACACTTCAACCCTCCAATCAGGACAGGCGGCTGGATAAATAAAATTGGGGCTGTGCCACCCCTACTAAATCGGCTGCTTGCGGGTGCCCAAATCACCTTCTTGCTAAAGGAGATTGTTCAGTCATTCTTATACCCGTCACTTGAGCGTGACCGAACTACCCCCATTTGATTATGGATCATTTGACTATTCCGTATCACCTCTTGTAGACGGTTAATAAATTGTTCAGCCATTGACAActatcactatttttttttttttttaattcggtCGTCTTTTTTTCATgatttgaacctttttttttttgaattgctTAGATCGATGATATTGCGCCCCATGCAATGCCCTATATATTACATAGGATTTTAATCCCTAAAGTTCGGtaacaaataagaaaaacattAGCTTCTTAAATCAATTTCTAAAATTGTCGAAGGCTATGAGAAGGAGAGCCTTGCCCGAATATGATGGCCCCTCGGATGGGCTCTTTGCTTGGGCAAGGGAGCTCGATCCCTCTCACATATCCCCTGTTCAAAGGGAAAAGGACAAAGATAATAacaattatttcaaattatAAGAAATCCTGATTCGTATGAGATAGGACTCCCTTGTCAGAGGAGAGAGCTGCCTCTCACAGCTTCCCTACATTTTCCTCAGCCCCTCTTCTTTGGGCAATAAATTGTATCCTAGCTCTGTACCCGTCTCTTGCTTGTCATTGTGTGCCTCTGGGTTTGGGAGCATCCTCCATGATTATTGATTCCTGGGTTAGATAAAGACCTAGCTATCTTCGCTCTCTATATTTTGTCATCTgaaattcatttttttcatttgataacggttttttaaaa
This window encodes:
- the LOC132177849 gene encoding protein BIG GRAIN 1-like E, translated to MSITALSDPDKLYKKSFHRRNDSGELDVFEAARYFSGYNEAAGYNGTGFTQKNLRDEKQGCRVGRMSLDVPMRNSFPQQSHGVLEKQMKEKKYKQPSSPGGRLASFLNSLFSQSASKKKKSKSSSQSMKDEEESPGGRRKRRISISHFRSSSTADSKSIYSSSSSGFRTPPPYNAQTPTKSYKDFRSYSDHKQVVSNLSKHKVSHNEALDVDRKNKDLHWLDDKFEFSKGFSEKCKKNSCGNVFLEKDRIWVERYPSEEKQFVKFSEVDDGAESDSSSDLFELQNYDLGYCSSGLPVYETTDMDTIKRGAPISNGAL